AGATGGCCGCTGCCCGCCAGGAAGTAGCCCCCCAGCACCGAGGCGAGATTGCCGAAAATAATCCCCGGCTTGGTCAGTTGCAGCGCGGCATTTAACAGCCCGAGCCAGTGTTTCAGTGCGCCAGCATATTGTGGTGAATACTGCCCATGATCCATAGCGAAAGCCCTACCAGCAGAAGAATGATGACCGCCGAAAAAATCAGCGCAATCAGGTTCCAGCGTTGTTCCTCGGCGGTATCCAGGTGCAGGAAGAACTTCAGGTGGACCACGATCTGAATCGCGCCCAGTGCCACCACCAGCCAGGCGGTGGTGGTGCGCGGCAGTGACGGGAACATCACCATGGCAAAAGGGATCACGGTGAGCACTACCGACACCAGGAAGCCGACCAGATAGGAACGGCTGCTGCCATGGCTGCTGCCCGCGCTGCTGTGAACCGAACTTTGCTTGTACATGTCACACCACCCCCAACAGATAGATCACGGTAAAGACGCAGATCCACACCACGTCCAAAAAGTGCCAGAACAGGCTCAGGCAGCTGAGCCGCGTGGCGTTGGTGCTGGTCAGGCCGCGTTGCTTTACCTGGACCATCAGCACCGCCATCCACACAAGGCCCGTCAACACGTGCGCGCCGTGGGTGCCGACCAGGGTGAAGAACGCGGTCAGAAAACCACTGCGCTCCGGCCCGTAGCCTTCAGCGATCAAGTGATGGAATTCATTGATTTCCATCGCGATAAACCCGGCGCCGAGCACGAACGTAAGCCCCAGCCAGCGCAGCACCTGGGACTGCTCGCCACGGTTCATCGCCAGCATCGCGTAGCCGTAGGTGATGCTGCTCAACAGCAGCAGCATGGTTTCAGCCAGCACATAAGGCAGTTCGAAGATATCCGCCGTGGAGGGGCCGCCCGCCACGCTGTCGCGCAGTACCGCATAGCCGGCGAACAGCGTCGCGAACAGGATGCAGTCGGTCATCAGGTAGATCCAGAACCCGAACAGGCTCAGGGAACCGGCGTCTTCATGCCCTTGTTCATGGGTGTGGGCGATGTCTTTTTCGATAACGATATTGGACATGGGTCAAGCCTCTGCCAGGTCTTTGAGACGGGCCGTTTCGATGCGCGCCACTTCCTCTGCGGGCACGAAATAATCGGTGTCTTCGTCGTAGCTGCGCACCACGAATGCGACCACCGATGCCACCAGGCCGAATGCCGCCAACCACCAGATATGCCACACCAGCGCAAAGCTGCAGATCAGCGCGAACAGGCTGATGATCAGGCCCGAGGCGGTATTGCGCGGCATGTGGATGCTGCGATAGTCGGTGTGGCTCAGGGTGCTGACGCCGCGCTCCTTCATGCCCCAGTACGCGTCCAGGTCGTTGACCTTGGGTTGCTCGGCAAAGTTGTACAGCGGCGGCGGCGACGCGGTGGCCCATTCCAGGGTGCGTCCGTCCCACGGGTCGCCGGTGAGGTCGCGGTACTCGTGACGGCGGCGAATGCTGATAAACAGCTGCAGCGCCTGGGCGGTCACACCGCAGAGGATGATGGCCACACCCACCAGCTCCAGCAGCAGCCAGGGCCGCCATTCCGGATTGTCGAAATGGTTGAGGCGCCGCGTCATGCCCATGAAACCCAGCACGTAGGACGGCATGAACGCGAAATAGAAGCCGATCAGCCAGCACCAGAACGCGATGCGCCCCAGCTTGTCGTTCAAGCGGAAGCCAAAGGCCTTGGGGAACCAGTAGGTCAGGCCGGCCATATAGCCGAACACCGCGCCGCCGATGATCACGTTGTGAAAGTGCGCGATCAGGAACAGGCTGTTGTGCAGCATGAAGTCGGCCCCCGGCACGGCCAGCAATACGCCGGTCATGCCGCCGATGCTGAAGGTTACGATAAAGCCCAGGGTCCACAGCATCGGGGTTTCGAAGCGCACCCGGCCGCGGTACATGGTGAACAGCCAGGTAAAGATCTTCACCCCGGTCGGCACGGCGATGATCATCGTCATGATGCCGAAGAACGCGTTGACGTTGCCCCCCGAGCCCATGGTGAAGAAGTGGTGCAGCCACACGATGAACGACAGCACGGTAATCGCGATCGTCGCCCACACCAGCGACACGTAGCCGAACAGCCGCTTGCTGCTGAACGTGGCGGCAATTTCGGAAAATACCCCGAACGCCGGCAGGATCAGGATATACACCTCCGGGTGCCCCCACGCCCAGATCAGGTTGACGTACATCATCGGGTTGCCGCCGGCTTCATTGGTAAAGAAATGCATGCCCAGGTAACGGTCCAGGGTCAGCATCAGCAGGGTGGCGGTCAGGATCGGAAACGAGGCCAGAATCAGCACCGAGGTACACAGCGCATTCCAGGTGAATACCGGCATCTTGAACAGGGTCATGCCTTCGGTGCGCATCTTCAGAATCGTGACGAAGAAATTCACCCCCGTCAGCAGCGTGCCGATCCCGGATATCTGCAATGACCAGATGTAGTAGTCCACCCCGACCCCGGGGCTGTACGCCAACCCGGATAACGGTGGATAGGCGACCCAACCGGTTCGCGCGAACTCACCGATTCCCAGTGAGACGTTAACCAGCAGGGCACCGGCCACGAACAGCCAGAAGCTCAGCGCATTGAGAAACGGGTAGGCCACGTCGCGCGCGCCGATCTGCAACGGCACCACAACGTTCATCAGGCCGACCACGAAGGGCATGGCCACGAAAAAAATCATGATCACGCCGTGGGCGGTGAAGATCTGGTCGTAATGCTCCGGCGGCAGATAACCCGGCCCGCCGCTGGCGGCCATGGCTTGCTGGGTACGCATCATGATCGCGTCGGAGAACCCGCGCAGCAGCATCACCAGTGCGACGATGATGTACATGCAGCCGATCTTCTTGTGGTCCACCGAGGTGAACCACTCGCGCCACAGGTAGCCCCATTTGCGCTTCCAGGTGATGGACCCGACCATCGTCACACCAATCAGCCCGACGAAGGCCAAGGTGTACATCACGATGGGTTCAGTGGTTGGGATGGCGTCCCACGACAGTTTTCCGAACATTGTTACCGCTCCTCAGCCAGCAGACTTGGGTGTTGACCGGCGCGCTCTGGCGCGCCGCTCAATTGCGCACGTTTGGTTCTAGGGGCTTTGTTCATGCCTTCGTATTTATCGACGATGTCCAGGAATAGCCGCTCCTGTACCGCCGAGTAATAGGTGATCGGGTGCTTGATGGTGGGCTTGGCCAGTTGCGCATAGCTGGTTTGGTCCAGCTGCGTTGCCGCGCCTTTGACCTTGGTCACCCAGGCCTGAAAGTCGGTGGGGCTCAGCGACAACGTGTCGAAATGCATGTCGGAGAAACCGGGGCCGTTGTAATTGGCGGCGATGCCCTTGAACTTGCCGGTCTCGTTGGCGATCAAGTGCAGCTTGGTCTGCATGCCGGCCATGGCGTAGAT
Above is a genomic segment from Pseudomonas sp. R5-89-07 containing:
- the cyoD gene encoding cytochrome o ubiquinol oxidase subunit IV, with the translated sequence MYKQSSVHSSAGSSHGSSRSYLVGFLVSVVLTVIPFAMVMFPSLPRTTTAWLVVALGAIQIVVHLKFFLHLDTAEEQRWNLIALIFSAVIILLLVGLSLWIMGSIHHNMLAH
- a CDS encoding cytochrome o ubiquinol oxidase subunit III, which encodes MSNIVIEKDIAHTHEQGHEDAGSLSLFGFWIYLMTDCILFATLFAGYAVLRDSVAGGPSTADIFELPYVLAETMLLLLSSITYGYAMLAMNRGEQSQVLRWLGLTFVLGAGFIAMEINEFHHLIAEGYGPERSGFLTAFFTLVGTHGAHVLTGLVWMAVLMVQVKQRGLTSTNATRLSCLSLFWHFLDVVWICVFTVIYLLGVV
- the cyoB gene encoding cytochrome o ubiquinol oxidase subunit I, producing the protein MFGKLSWDAIPTTEPIVMYTLAFVGLIGVTMVGSITWKRKWGYLWREWFTSVDHKKIGCMYIIVALVMLLRGFSDAIMMRTQQAMAASGGPGYLPPEHYDQIFTAHGVIMIFFVAMPFVVGLMNVVVPLQIGARDVAYPFLNALSFWLFVAGALLVNVSLGIGEFARTGWVAYPPLSGLAYSPGVGVDYYIWSLQISGIGTLLTGVNFFVTILKMRTEGMTLFKMPVFTWNALCTSVLILASFPILTATLLMLTLDRYLGMHFFTNEAGGNPMMYVNLIWAWGHPEVYILILPAFGVFSEIAATFSSKRLFGYVSLVWATIAITVLSFIVWLHHFFTMGSGGNVNAFFGIMTMIIAVPTGVKIFTWLFTMYRGRVRFETPMLWTLGFIVTFSIGGMTGVLLAVPGADFMLHNSLFLIAHFHNVIIGGAVFGYMAGLTYWFPKAFGFRLNDKLGRIAFWCWLIGFYFAFMPSYVLGFMGMTRRLNHFDNPEWRPWLLLELVGVAIILCGVTAQALQLFISIRRRHEYRDLTGDPWDGRTLEWATASPPPLYNFAEQPKVNDLDAYWGMKERGVSTLSHTDYRSIHMPRNTASGLIISLFALICSFALVWHIWWLAAFGLVASVVAFVVRSYDEDTDYFVPAEEVARIETARLKDLAEA